A genomic window from Cucumis melo cultivar AY chromosome 8, USDA_Cmelo_AY_1.0, whole genome shotgun sequence includes:
- the LOC103484539 gene encoding probable polyol transporter 4, producing MGMVKFQEHGDSDKEEHVSLSHHNIPKTNNDFNKTRRYVLICAIFASLNSVLLGYDVGAMSGAIIFIQEDLKITEVQEEVLVGILSIISLLGSLAGGKTSDAVGRKWTIAFAAIVFQAGAAIMALAPSFGFLIVGRLLAGIGVGFGVMIAPVYIAEISPTAARGSLTSFPEIFINFGILLGYISNYAFSGLPVHISWRVMLGVGIIPSVLLGFALSMIPESPRWLVMQNRIDEARIVLSKTNEPGVDIEERLMDIKEAAGIANNVNKYESKAIWHDILRPTPSVKRMLIAGCGIQCFQQITGIDATVYYSPTIFKEAGIESNSKLLAATVCVGFTKTLFILVAIFLIDKVGRKPLLYLSTIGMTACLFCLSITLAFLAHGKLGIVLSILAVCANVAFFSVGIGPVCWVLSSEIFPLRLRAQASAIGAVGSRVSSGLITMSFLSVSHAITVAGTFFLFSLISMMSVFFIHKFVPETKGKSLEQIEMDFQGDEQGIRILEMTDTDRLVHK from the exons ATGGGTATGGTGAAGTTCCAAGAACATGGGGACTCAGACAAAGAGGAACATGTTTCATTGTCTCATCACAACATTCCTAAAACCAATAATGATTTTAATAAAACTCGAAGATATGTTTTGATATGCGCAATCTTTGCCTCCCTTAATTCTGTGCTTTTAGGATATG ATGTTGGAGCTATGAGTGGAGCAATAATCTTCATTCAAGaagatctcaaaataacagaaGTTCAAGAAGAAGTTTTAGTGGGAATTTTGAGCATAATTTCATTATTAGGAAGTTTAGCTGGTGGAAAAACATCAGATGCCGTTGGAAGAAAATGGACCATTGCTTTTGCTGCTATTGTCTTCCAAGCAGGGGCTGCCATTATGGCTCTTGCCCCTTCTTTCGGTTTTCTGATTGTAGGTCGGCTCTTGGCTGGTATCGGTGTCGGTTTTGGAGTCATGATTGCGCCTGTATACATAGCTGAGATATCGCCCACAGCTGCTAGGGGATCTCTCACTTCTTTCCCTGAGATCTTTATAAACTTTGGGATCCTTCTTGGTTACATTTCAAACTATGCCTTTTCAGGACTTCCTGTTCATATAAGTTGGAGGGTTATGCTTGGTGTGGGAATAATCCCTTCAGTTTTACTTGGTTTTGCACTTTCTATGATTCCTGAGTCGCCTCGGTGGCTAGTGATGCAGAACAGGATCGACGAGGCAAGAATCGTGTTGTCGAAAACTAATGAGCCCGGTGTCGATATAGAGGAGAGATTGATGGATATTAAGGAAGCTGCAGGGATTGCTAATAATGTGAATAAGTATGAATCTAAGGCTATTTGGCACGATATATTGCGGCCAACGCCTTCGGTTAAGCGAATGCTAATAGCTGGTTGTGGGATTCAATGCTTTCAACAGATTACAGGCATTGATGCAACTGTttattatagtcctactatctTTAAAGAAGCTGGGATTGAAAGTAACTCAAAACTTCTTGCAGCAACTGTTTGTGttggattcacaaaaactttGTTCATTTTAGTAGCTATTTTTCTTATTGACAAAGTGGGAAGGAAGCCACTGCTTTATTTGAGCACAATTGGGATGACAGCCTGCTTGTtttgtctaagtatcactttaGCTTTTTTGGCTCATGGAAAACTTGGGATTGTTTTGTCAATCTTAGCAGTATGTGCAAATGTAGCTTTCTTTTCAGTTGGGATTGGTCCAGTTTGTTGGGTGTTATCATCTGAAATCTTCCCATTGAGGCTCCGAGCACAAGCATCGGCAATCGGGGCGGTTGGAAGCCGAGTCAGCAGCGGTTTGATCACGATGTCGTTCCTCTCGGTCTCCCACGCAATCACAGTAGCAGGGACATTCTTTCTGTTCTCATTGATTTCTATGATGTCTGTTTTTTTTATTCACAAGTTTGTCCCTGAGACAAAAGGGAAGTCCTTGGAACAAATTGAAATGGACTTCCAAGGCGATGAACAAGGAATCAGAATACTAGAAATGACTGATACTGATCGATTAGTCCACAAATAa
- the LOC103484540 gene encoding uncharacterized protein LOC103484540, with protein sequence MDKFEHKFVEVKGGLKIHVAEIGTGSNVVVFLHGFPEIWYSWRHQMIAVANAGFRAIGLDYRGYGLSDPPADPSKATYSDLITDLLEVLDSLDISKVFLVGKDFGAMPAYYFALKHPERALGVVTLGVPFMPPGRRINFIDYLPEGFYISRWQKPGRAEADFSRFDAKTVVRNVYILFSRSEIPIAQENQEIMDLVDSSTPLPPWFTEEDLAAYGELYEKSGFQTALQVPYRSLSEDWGVEDPKVEIPALFVMGEKDYVLKFPGMEEYVRSEMVKYYVPKLEVIFLPEGSHFVQEQSPEEVNQLLLNFLAKHT encoded by the exons ATGGATAAATTTGAGCACAAATTCGTGGAAGTCAAAGGCGGATTGAAAATCCACGTAGCGGAGATCGGAACCG GTTCGAATGTCGTGGTTTTTCTGCACGGTTTTCCGGAGATTTGGTACTCATGGCGCCACCAGATGATTGCTGTGGCCAACGCTGGATTCCGAGCAATTGGTCTCGATTACAGAGGATACGGACTCTCCGATCCTCCAGCCGACCCCTCCAAGGCTACTTACAGCGATCTCATCACCGACCTCCTTGAAGTTCTTGACTCTCTCGATATCTCCAAG GTGTTTCTTGTGGGGAAAGATTTTGGAGCAATGCCAGCTTATTACTTTGCTCTCAAACACCCAGAGAGGGCATTAGGAGTTGTGACATTGGGAGTGCCATTCATGCCTCCTGGAAGACGTATCAACTTTATAGACTACCTCCCTGAAGGCTTCTACATATCAAGATGGCAG AAACCTGGACGAGCTGAGGCCGATTTTAGTCGCTTTGATGCAAAAACAGTTGTTAGGAATGTTTATATACTTTTCTCTAGAAGTGAAATCCCAATAGCTCAAGAAAATCAGGAGATAATGGACTTGGTGGATTCATCTACTCCTCTGCCTCCTTGGTTTACTGAGGAAGATCTTGCAGCTTATGGAGAGCTCTATGAGAAGTCTGGATTTCAAACTGCATTACAAGTTCCTTACCG GTCACTAAGTGAAGATTGGGGAGTGGAAGATCCAAAAGTGGAAATTCCAGCTCTTTTTGTAATGGGTGAAAAAGATTATGTTCTCAAATTTCCAGGAATGGAGGAGTATGTAAGAAGTGAAATGGTGAAATACTATGTTCCAAAATTGGAGGTCATCTTTCTACCAGAAGGATCTCACTTTGTTCAAGAGCAATCCCCTGAAGAAGTTAATCAGTTGCTACTGAATTTTCTTGCCAAGCATACATGA
- the LOC103484538 gene encoding uncharacterized protein LOC103484538 yields the protein MDRIHHNFIQVGALKLHVAEIGTGSNVVVFLHGFPEIWYSWRYQMIALADAGFRVLAPDYRGYGLSDSPAEPSKASFSDLISDLLGILDALNIPKVFVVAKDFGAWPAYYFALKHPERALGIVTLGVPFLPPESLKHSQSNIPEGVYTLRWREPGRAEADFGRFDAKTVVRNVYILFSKSEIPTAQENQEVMDLVDPSTPLPPWFTEEDLATYGALYEKSGFDTALKVPYRSFNEDWGIKDPRVEIPALFIMGEKDYVFKFPEVDEYVRSERVKDFVPNLEIVYLPEGSHFVQEQSPEEVNHLLLTFLAKYI from the exons ATGGATCGAATTCACCACAATTTCATCCAGGTTGGAGCTCTGAAGCTCCATGTAGCCGAGATCGGAACTG GTTCCAATGTCGTCGTCTTCCTGCACGGATTTCCGGAGATATGGTACTCATGGCGGTACCAGATGATCGCTCTTGCTGACGCCGGATTCCGAGTACTCGCTCCCGATTACAGAGGATATGGACTCTCGGATTCCCCCGCTGAGCCTTCCAAAGCTTCATTTAGCGACCTCATCAGCGATCTCCTTGGGATTCTTGACGCTCTCAACATACCCAAG GTGTTTGTTGTTGCGAAAGATTTTGGAGCATGGCCAGCTTACTACTTTGCTTTGAAACATCCTGAAAGGGCATTGGGAATTGTCACATTGGGAGTGCCATTCCTTCCTCCTGAATCTTTGAAGCATTCCCAAAGCAACATCCCTGAAGGCGTGTATACTTTAAGATGGCGG GAACCTGGGCGAGCTGAGGCGGATTTTGGTCGCTTTGACGCGAAAACTGTTGTCAGGAATGTTTATATCCTCTTCTCCAAAAGTGAAATACCTACTGCTCAAGAAAATCAAGAAGTAATGGACTTAGTAGACCCATCCACCCCTCTTCCACCTTGGTTCACCGAAGAAGATCTAGCAACTTATGGAGCTCTCTATGAGAAATCTGGATTTGATACTGCATTGAAAGTTCCTTATAG GTCGTTCAATGAAGATTGGGGAATAAAAGATCCAAGAGTTGAAATTCCAGCACTTTTTATAATGGGCGAAAAGGACTATGTTTTCAAATTCCCCGAAGTTGACGAATACGTAAGAAGTGAAAGAGTTAAAGATTTCGTTCCAAATTTGGAGATCGTCTACTTACCAGAAGGATCTCATTTTGTTCAGGAGCAATCTCCCGAAGAAGTCAATCACCTATTACTTACTTTCCTTGCCAAGTATATTTGA